ACAAGTGCCTCTGGacacttctctcttcttcttcttctaggCTGCAGCTGTAATTCAACAACAAACTTAAGTTTGCAAAAGTCTACATTAATACATGACAACATAAAGTGCACCTGTACTCACTATAAAAGTAAATTTTCtcagtttgtggttttcagAGTGTGAATTACCTTCACAGCACTGAACTAAAGTGCATGATCGATGCTGTAAGTGGTCcacagtgttttcatgtgtttttatgtgttttgctTCCTCCCCAACCAGCAGAGATCTGTTGAGCATTATTTCTGCTGTGGACTGGTGCCTCTGCTCCTGGGAGATTATAATGCTCAGTAAGAGAATACATTAAAGTCTTTGTTCAAGAACAATCTTAACTTGATTCATAATTTACATTTGAGGCAAAACCTTTTACCTGTGCACATACTCTGGTTACAAATACACCAGTTGGTCTCCCCTCcaaagacataaacaaaaataatagagaaaatgtgtttataacaTAGAGTGTAAATTGATTAAATAAAAGTGGCGTTTACCTTCCGCTTGGCTCTGAGCTGCCCATGATAGTTATCAGATGAGTCCCCAGGGATCTCCCCTCCCCACAGAGTCACCCCCACGATGGTGTAAGTGATGCCCATCACCACTAAGGGCAGCACGTAGACCAGAATTGTCACTATGATATGATACCTGCAAAAGTGGAGAAACACATCACCAGTGTATTTATACAAACacgatgaagaggaggtgaaCGATGATCTGGAGTTAATGGTAGAAACAACCAGATGATGCATAGAGAACTTTTACATACAAGAAACAAGATTACAGCCCGGCTTTGTTATGAGAGTGATGATGGAGCTTGACATAATCTGGAGAAAAGGGATTTGACTGTCAGCGTTCTCACATGAAGGGGTCGTCGGCCATGCGGGGCCAGGCCACGTAGCAGAGGGTCCTGCGGGGGAGAGCTCGGGTGGTGGAGAAGTAGCAGAGAGGGAAGGCCAGAACCACGGCCAGACTCCAGATACAGACGATGACTCCTGTGGTGGCCTTCGCTGACAGACGAGGCTTCAGGGGATGGATGATGGCCATGTAcctgcaggtcagaggtcacggcaTCAACCAGAGCTATAACCATAAGCTGGTAAATGcaaacattataaaaacataacagtTTCAGTATGTTGCACTTAAAGGCATGGCCATTATCACGGCTGCCATTGTGCAGAAGAGGTTACTGTGACACTCACAATATCTGTCTAAAGACAAGCTGTTTAATAAAGTGGGTCAATGGTTcaggaaaatgtcaaactactttttGAAATCACAGCACTGAAAAGACCTATTAAGTCATTAGTGATGATACTTCTATTATTCATCACTGATTTCTCGTACTCACACACATTAAGCATGAATGCTCTGAAGTACACTCATGTCAATATTCATTAACGTTGTAGTTAATCAAGTCAAATCAGGATGCATTTGTTTCCAGTTTTCCAATTTTTACAACTGAATACTAGACCATGTTTCAAagtaaaaagacagaaaacaacagaaaataagaagaatATAAACTTTTTTTCCTATGGTATAATTAATTAGGGTCATCacatgtactgtgtatgtgcatatattgATCCTCTCTTGATATACAGAGGTCACACATCCTGTCATTTTCATTCAGAGCCCTGCAACAACCCTCAATCTTTAATGTAGGCTATtcttaaatgaaatgaagtgatcgtgaaatgtaaattgtaaaataaTCTGGAGGCATGCAGACACTTTTATAGtaacagaaaactgaaattatCACTTCCACGCCTTCTGTATGATATTATCTTAAATCGCTACCTGTCGATGGCTATCGCGGTCATTGAGTAGATGCTGGCGAACACAGCGGTGACCGGGAAGAAGTTATGAAACCTGCAGTACACTTCTCCAAAGTACCACTCCCCGTGAGCCGCGTAGATGAAGTTGATGAGCGTGTTGAACGCGGCCATCGACACATCGGAGAAAGCCAAGTTCAGCAGGAAATAGTTGGTGACGGTCCTCATCCGCTTGTGCGCCAGAATAATCCAAATCACGATCAGGTTTCCGAAAACCGCCACCGCCAGCACGGTGCTGTAAGCCACCGACCACAGCGCGATGCGCCACGCCGGCTGCACGAACTGGTTGGTCAGATTTCTGGTCGTGTTGGATCCGTCCCGTTCAGAGGCCATTCCTCAAGTGTCCTCAGACGGATCTGTTTCACTCCGCAGCTGGCAGGCGACATAAATCACTTTTGCACCACTGATGCGCAACTTACGCGCCGGAGTGCCAACATGTGaccggagagacagacagagtggtcCTGATGCTGCCGCTCCCTGCCATCACTAACAGACACGCAGTGgactataaaaacacataaatacagtttatcagatttctttttttcagcctGGCACCTTCCCTGATCAGGTAAATCTATCAAAGGCTGCCGAGCTCACTTGAGCAGAACATGCAGGCTATATTAAAACATTCATACTTAAATCTGTTATTATAGTATGAGATATAAGCACATTTATGGTTTCTGTTTTCGCAGTTTTTGCTCACAAatgtgcagtggtggaggaagtattcagatcctttactttagtaaaagtactgatACCACACTGTAAgaatactctgttacaagtaaaagtcctgcttgTTTAAAGTacaatcaggaaaatgtactgaaagaattacaagtaaaagtactcaactgtgcctgatatattattatacatcttaaattattattactcatgcattaatgaaaaagcaggattttactgttgtagttggttgtgGTGGAGCaaatcttttattattttaggaCTCTAATGATTATTctcattatggattaatctgctgattattttataatttattgattGAATAGTGAGGACACGATTATGCAAAACTgcaccttcacaatgctttgttttgtccaaacaatagtccaaacctcaaaaccattaaatatgtattgaaattgatcaaattaaaattaaaaggaaaagcagcaaatcctcacatttgaaaagctggaaccatgaaatatTTGGCATCTTTGCAAGAAAAATgacgattatcaaaatggttgccCATTAAGTTTCTGTCAATTGATGTTTCAGATGTACTTGTATATACTGCTGGGTTGTTTAATTTATGTTATAAGCTATTcgtatgttttgtatgcaaaaatcttaatttgtaaagtaactacaaaaagtgcaatatttccctctgaaatgcagtggagaaGAAGTAAGTGGCATGTATagaaaagtacctcaaatttttACTTAACTGCAGTACTTaaggaaatgtaattaattacatttcataataatttaGTCCAAATGAAGTTACAATAAGAGCATCCATCAGATCAATAGGTGTGTATTTCCTCTTGTCCAGCCCCATGAGACTATTAGCTACTGTTGCTCTTCAAATAAAGACTTTCACTTCTAAACTCAAACGCAAATGTCCGAGCTGTTTCATTCCAAACGAGGAAACTGTCATGTCCGGCATTAAACCTGACTGAGGCCTTGGATGAGCCCGACTGAGGTACATTTAATCCTTAATAGCTGTGTCATCAAAACGAAGCTTATAGCTGTAGGAGTTTTTGTAGGTTGGTGTGTATTATGTAACCAGAAGCTCAAAACAGATCAAGTGTAAAGGCCATTAAATTTGACTTTCTCTGAATGTTTTTCAGTGTAACATTTATGTTCAGAACACATCTCTTCATGTTTCACCTCCaaactttttctctctgcaggctgaacaGACTCAACAACAGACAAGAGGGAAGATTGTGCAAAAGGTGACGGATGATCCGAGATATTGATTAAAGTTTAACATTGTGAGGCACAAAAAGGAAACTTTTTAGTAAAGATAATGCTGTGTCCGTAGAAAGATTATGAGACAAAGTATTAGACAAAGGAtgcactgtgcagctgtgtTATGTAGGACAACTACAAACAACAAATAGATGTCAGATCAGACTCAGTATTGACAGCTACTCCATATTGAAGGATCAGGAGCAAAGAGTCAGTCAATGTAATTAAACCCACATTTAATGGATATGAGGTTATATTGTCAATGCACAGTGTTTTCCCATCCATCCAATATGACAtgaacacaacaataaaactatAATTTCTTGAGTTTGTTTGtggaataaaactaaaaaacctCATTGTAAAGAACACACTACATGTTAACTCTGCTCTGTGCTTAGCAGTACTTGCTGAACATAACGCAGGCTTCATCTGGTTGCTGTTAAAATGCTTTTGTCAAAAATCAAACTCACCACAGAGGTAACACGTCAGATGCTGAAAAGGTTTCAAATTGGGGTCAGTGAAGGCGTCTGCCTCACAGAGAAAATGCCCAATTAGTGTATTTTCCTCCTGCTGGGTACAACTGCCAATTAGTTTAAAGTGTTCCTGCTGCGACTGTTTTTAggagctgctttgtgttgtttcatgtcCATACTCATATTGTCATGTCCGGCCTTTATAGGTTGGCATCCcctacatgaacacattttctgagCGTATGGAAGTAGACAGGTAGGTTCTGATTTTATGGGTTAGTCTCTTtagagcacacaaacacacaaacacatacaagcGATGCACGCTGGGAAAAGACCACAAAAAGGTCAAAAagtctgtttcctctcagcaAGACCTCATTACCCAGAGGCCACCTCTTCTGGGCCACTCCCTGTCTCAAATGTCACTGTTCAAACCTCTTCTAAACACGCCCTGTCCCCCCATACTAAAAAGGTCACAAGCTATTAAGTAACAGCTTATAATATCATTAGCTGCatcaaaaaaagatttttccCCTATTTCTTATGAATAATTCAGGGATCATTTAATCACAAGGGAGGCGACAGCAGGGGGAGATGAGTCTCTTTGTCTGATCTGCGTGTAACAGGATGACGTTTGATCTGCGTAAAGCAACGGTGAAATTGACTGACAAGAGGAGTTTGATACGGGAGTGCCATCCAGTCAATACAATCCTGTGGAGAAAAGTAAACATATGTGTAGTTTAAAAGTGTACTCAAATACTgtcctgtaaatgtttttgtgtattttccaccactggagggcagtgatGTCTCTTCTCGTTGCTATTTGAGGTCATTGTGTCCCgcacatagactgtataaaagaagtggatgtggccaccgtgacgtcacccattggaTGGTGaactaccgttttgaagcctcgagtttggcattttggtcgtcgccatcttgtttttttggaacgagaagtgaccatatttggacgagagggtggagctaAAGATCCGAGAACCCGAAGACAAtatgcacgcctacctataTGTAGCTCCTGGCTACACTGtgcaaagtagctgctaacaaagttagcttttAAATGTAACTGGAAAACAGCCTAGACTGCTAACATAAAATTCCTAGACTCCTAGaatgtcttttagtacaactgAACACCTCGAGGAAGTGTTTggttattatataatattataattctTACAATGGGGAAAATTGCACATTGATTGTTGGGCTGGAGAGCTTTTCTGCCATCTTCTTGCAGCAAAAATGAGGGTGAAAAATGTGTATTGTGATTATCAGAAATACATGTATATGAACACGTCCTGGGTACGCATAAatcaaaactttaaaacatacataatTCAACCTTTAAAGCAGAAGCTCAAAGGGAACTGCTGAAAGGtcctccaaaataaaacactgtcaaaaTGTTATCTGAAACTGTAAGGCTTTATTATATATGTAATTAAAGGTCAGATGTCAACAAGTTAAAGGTCAAAAGAGCTGAACAAAGACAGACGTCTCCTCTGCCAGCAggtgttttttaattaattgttcTTAGTCACTTTGGCAATATAGTTTTCACGAATTTCATGCTGTTAAAGCTTGTTGGGTTTAACTGATATGAAATGAACTGAAGCGAAATGAAATCCACTGGATTTGATTGAActggcagagagaaggagaggatgagagacagagtggcAGAGTGAACCAGTGAGAGGAAGCAGCTTATGATCAAGTGACTGATCCGACAGGATTACATGTC
The sequence above is a segment of the Enoplosus armatus isolate fEnoArm2 chromosome 2, fEnoArm2.hap1, whole genome shotgun sequence genome. Coding sequences within it:
- the tacr3l gene encoding tachykinin receptor 3-like produces the protein MASERDGSNTTRNLTNQFVQPAWRIALWSVAYSTVLAVAVFGNLIVIWIILAHKRMRTVTNYFLLNLAFSDVSMAAFNTLINFIYAAHGEWYFGEVYCRFHNFFPVTAVFASIYSMTAIAIDRYMAIIHPLKPRLSAKATTGVIVCIWSLAVVLAFPLCYFSTTRALPRRTLCYVAWPRMADDPFMYHIIVTILVYVLPLVVMGITYTIVGVTLWGGEIPGDSSDNYHGQLRAKRKVVKMMIIVVVTFALCWLPYHVYFIVTGLNKRLSKWKYIQQVYLSVLWLAMSSTMYNPIIYCCLNSRFRAGFKRVFRWCPFVRVSSYDELELRNTRLRPGHQSSMCTLSRVDTSILSKDKSTCSRGHRPRLNSEPNNKDT